One Gordonia zhaorongruii DNA segment encodes these proteins:
- a CDS encoding nuclear transport factor 2 family protein, with the protein MTDTVLADLLARVRRLEDERDIARLIASYGPLVDAGEAHAASMLWADDGVYDVEGWLMTSRDDVRAMVESRPHRGLIGRGCVHFHSPAVIHVDGDEATAVCETLLVVRRNGPAGDTGQAEYSVQRAGATDFTLRRDADSAHGWVISRRTTRLLDGSPEAAALLSRAVTD; encoded by the coding sequence ATGACCGACACCGTGCTCGCAGATCTGCTGGCCCGAGTCCGGCGCCTCGAGGACGAACGCGACATCGCCCGGCTGATCGCGTCGTACGGTCCGCTCGTCGACGCCGGCGAAGCACACGCCGCGTCGATGCTGTGGGCCGACGACGGCGTGTACGACGTGGAGGGCTGGCTGATGACGAGCCGCGACGACGTGCGAGCCATGGTCGAGTCGCGACCGCACCGCGGCCTCATCGGACGCGGCTGCGTGCACTTCCACTCACCTGCCGTGATTCACGTGGACGGCGACGAGGCGACGGCCGTGTGCGAGACCCTGCTCGTCGTGCGGCGCAACGGCCCCGCGGGCGATACCGGACAAGCCGAGTACAGCGTGCAACGCGCCGGCGCAACGGATTTCACCCTCCGGCGCGACGCGGACTCCGCACACGGCTGGGTGATCAGCCGTCGCACCACGCGACTATTGGACGGCTCCCCGGAGGCTGCCGCGCTGCTGTCTCGTGCGGTGACCGACTGA
- a CDS encoding LLM class F420-dependent oxidoreductase, producing MDRNSKPPHFGVSTPIVVQVPGIADRWEADATVADLTTIASTADRLGFDYLTCAEHVAVPTSAENRGVTYWDPLATLSFLAAATTDIRLATSVLVLGYHHPLEVAKRYGTLDRLSAGRVTLGVGVGSLEEEFDLLGATWRGRGGRADDAMKALRASLSRARPEYHGDHYDYADMVVQPHAVQDRIPLWVGGRSLRSVRRAVELGDGWMPFGLGIRALRELLGEVDVPAGFEIVLGTPPLDPIWDPDRSMEKITRLLDTGATSVTCTLTADSANHYSEQLAALAELIAPLRNRMENR from the coding sequence ATGGACCGCAACAGCAAGCCACCCCATTTCGGCGTATCGACGCCGATCGTCGTCCAGGTGCCCGGAATCGCCGATCGGTGGGAGGCCGACGCGACCGTCGCCGATCTGACGACGATCGCCTCCACCGCCGACCGACTCGGATTCGACTACCTCACCTGCGCGGAGCACGTCGCCGTGCCGACGTCCGCGGAGAACCGCGGCGTCACCTACTGGGACCCACTCGCCACGTTGTCGTTCCTGGCCGCCGCGACCACCGACATCCGGCTGGCGACCTCGGTGCTCGTTCTCGGCTACCACCACCCACTCGAAGTCGCGAAGCGCTACGGAACGCTCGACCGTCTCAGCGCGGGTCGCGTCACCCTCGGCGTCGGAGTCGGCTCGCTGGAAGAGGAGTTCGATCTGCTCGGTGCCACGTGGCGAGGCCGGGGCGGCCGCGCAGACGATGCGATGAAAGCGCTGCGTGCCTCGCTGAGTCGGGCCCGTCCCGAGTACCACGGCGATCACTACGACTACGCGGACATGGTCGTTCAACCGCACGCCGTGCAGGACCGGATTCCACTGTGGGTGGGCGGACGGTCGCTGCGGTCCGTGCGCCGCGCGGTGGAGCTCGGTGACGGGTGGATGCCGTTCGGTCTCGGCATCCGGGCGCTCCGTGAGCTGCTCGGTGAGGTCGATGTCCCCGCCGGTTTCGAGATCGTGCTGGGCACACCGCCGCTGGACCCGATCTGGGATCCGGACCGGTCGATGGAGAAGATCACCAGGCTCCTCGACACCGGCGCCACCTCGGTCACCTGCACGCTGACCGCCGACTCGGCGAACCACTACTCCGAGCAGCTCGCCGCCCTCGCTGAACTGATCGCACCGCTCCGCAATCGAATGGAGAACCGATGA
- a CDS encoding SDR family NAD(P)-dependent oxidoreductase: MNQPDLAAYGPWAVVVGGSEGVGAQFAEQLAAAGVDLVLIARKEGPLEDTAQRCRDLGREVRTVSADLTVPADLDRVMRATDPLDVGLLVCNAGANSYGSDFVDGDLAEFMKVLTLNVAVPMALAHHYGARMKKRGSGGVVTIGSLSGYLGSSQHTVYGGAKAFVRIFSEGLWLELRDAGVDVLHLVLGVTDTPAMRRAGLDFDLPGLVVGRPDEVAAEGLAHLAEGPVHVVSGNERGAAVGAKTDRARAVLGHHRLMSELMKRPADGGRASDVNRGSDDA; the protein is encoded by the coding sequence ATGAACCAGCCCGATCTTGCAGCGTACGGCCCGTGGGCTGTCGTCGTCGGCGGTTCCGAAGGCGTGGGAGCGCAGTTCGCCGAGCAGCTCGCCGCGGCCGGCGTGGACCTTGTGCTCATCGCGCGCAAGGAGGGGCCGCTCGAGGACACGGCGCAGCGGTGCCGGGACCTGGGGCGTGAGGTTCGCACGGTGAGCGCCGACCTCACCGTTCCCGCCGACCTCGACCGGGTCATGCGAGCCACCGATCCGCTCGACGTGGGGCTGCTGGTCTGCAACGCGGGCGCCAACAGCTACGGATCCGATTTCGTCGACGGCGACCTCGCCGAGTTCATGAAGGTCCTCACGCTCAACGTGGCCGTGCCGATGGCGCTCGCGCACCACTACGGGGCGCGCATGAAGAAGCGCGGTTCCGGCGGCGTCGTCACGATCGGCTCGTTGAGCGGATACCTCGGATCGTCGCAGCACACGGTGTACGGCGGCGCCAAGGCGTTCGTCCGCATCTTCAGCGAAGGCCTGTGGCTCGAGCTCCGCGACGCCGGCGTCGACGTCCTGCACCTGGTCCTCGGGGTGACCGATACACCAGCCATGCGGCGCGCGGGCCTGGACTTCGACCTGCCCGGACTCGTCGTCGGGCGGCCGGACGAGGTGGCGGCGGAGGGGCTCGCCCACCTTGCCGAGGGGCCCGTGCATGTGGTGTCAGGGAACGAGCGCGGCGCGGCCGTCGGTGCCAAGACAGACCGTGCGCGGGCCGTACTGGGGCATCATCGACTCATGTCCGAACTCATGAAGCGCCCCGCGGATGGCGGCCGCGCGAGCGACGTCAACCGAGGAAGTGACGATGCCTAG
- a CDS encoding TetR/AcrR family transcriptional regulator: MPRPSTEREAAAPTTPIQRERASRILRVAAHLGADRGLDSVRMADIAAEAGVSLATLYRYHPTKHHLFAALMLGYATELGPGRTAKSADPIETVADMMAAACRSMLARPLLGRAMIVSINAIRAESQTTGFDLRSRILGAVGITDPTPDDLQITGLVEQTAYGILSWAVMGELTPAEAEDSMRRACKLLLAPWRS; this comes from the coding sequence ATGCCTAGGCCGAGCACGGAACGGGAGGCGGCCGCCCCGACCACTCCCATTCAACGGGAACGTGCGAGCCGGATCTTGCGCGTGGCGGCGCACCTGGGAGCCGACCGCGGGCTCGACTCGGTGCGAATGGCCGACATCGCGGCCGAAGCCGGCGTGTCACTGGCGACGCTGTACCGCTACCACCCGACCAAGCACCACCTGTTCGCCGCACTGATGCTCGGGTACGCGACCGAGCTCGGGCCCGGCCGGACGGCGAAGTCGGCCGACCCGATCGAAACGGTCGCCGACATGATGGCCGCGGCCTGCCGGAGCATGCTCGCCCGGCCGCTGCTGGGACGCGCGATGATCGTCTCCATCAACGCGATTCGCGCCGAGTCGCAGACCACCGGGTTCGACCTCCGCAGCCGGATCCTCGGCGCCGTGGGCATCACCGACCCGACACCTGACGACCTGCAGATCACCGGCCTGGTCGAGCAGACTGCGTACGGCATCCTGTCGTGGGCCGTGATGGGCGAGCTCACTCCGGCCGAGGCCGAGGACAGTATGCGCCGGGCGTGCAAACTCCTCCTCGCCCCCTGGCGTAGTTGA
- a CDS encoding TIGR03767 family metallophosphoesterase, producing the protein MSMSRRSFLKGAATAAGAVTASSFASGLVRAEPSAARSANVAGTTLAQVGVAGPPRANGYRPLTAGRAWPLYVRQELAPAKAARESARTALASFVQMTDIHITDVQSPARFEYVHPIQGPAFRPQEALGTQGAVALIRRINSLPGGPFTGRGFDCVISTGDNTDNHEIVELEWFLRMLSGGTIDPNTGARNRFEGVQATGSALYWRPELDEPDIYKERGLPHIRGFLHAAIRPHRSPGLNAPWYSVFGNHDDQFLGTVPNHILDWMYLSDVKFDLPGTDPTAQAIGRALSTDPSSIGPLLTKLKTTGPTIPTTADGRRRPYAAREYVRRHFDPSITGPGPVGHGFADPDGPTWYRFQIAPGVLGIAMNTTNSLGIADGSISERQVDWIERQIASHRDELVIVFSHHTSKSMGVRTPNPETPGERQYTGGHLASRLKRHTNVIAWVNGHTHRNEMIPHRGSSPKHSFWEINTASHIDFPQLARIIEVTDNRDGTLSIFTPLIEADSPYAADASDLSQTGLASLYREISLNDIHLDPEHMGKVHDRNCELLLANPFK; encoded by the coding sequence ATGAGCATGTCACGCCGGAGTTTCCTCAAGGGTGCGGCGACCGCCGCGGGGGCGGTGACCGCGTCGTCGTTCGCCTCCGGACTGGTGCGGGCCGAACCGTCCGCCGCACGATCGGCCAACGTCGCCGGCACCACCCTCGCCCAAGTGGGCGTCGCCGGACCGCCGCGCGCCAACGGATACCGTCCGCTGACAGCAGGGCGGGCGTGGCCGTTGTACGTCCGCCAGGAACTGGCCCCCGCTAAGGCGGCCCGCGAATCGGCCCGGACGGCGCTCGCGTCCTTCGTGCAGATGACCGACATCCACATCACCGACGTTCAGAGTCCGGCCCGCTTCGAGTACGTGCACCCGATCCAGGGCCCGGCGTTCCGTCCGCAGGAGGCACTCGGCACACAGGGCGCCGTCGCCCTCATCCGACGGATCAACTCGCTGCCCGGCGGCCCGTTCACCGGACGTGGGTTCGACTGCGTGATCTCCACCGGCGACAACACCGACAACCACGAGATCGTCGAACTCGAGTGGTTTCTGCGCATGCTGTCCGGCGGAACCATCGACCCGAATACGGGCGCACGCAACCGTTTCGAGGGTGTTCAGGCCACCGGTTCGGCCCTGTACTGGCGCCCCGAACTCGATGAGCCCGACATCTACAAGGAGCGCGGTCTCCCCCACATCCGCGGGTTCCTGCACGCTGCCATCCGCCCGCACCGCAGTCCCGGCCTGAACGCTCCCTGGTACTCGGTGTTCGGCAACCACGACGACCAGTTCCTGGGGACGGTGCCGAACCACATCCTCGACTGGATGTACCTGTCCGACGTGAAGTTCGATCTGCCCGGAACCGACCCGACAGCCCAAGCGATCGGGCGGGCTCTGAGCACCGACCCGTCGTCCATCGGGCCACTGCTGACGAAGCTCAAGACCACCGGTCCGACGATCCCGACGACGGCGGACGGACGTCGCAGGCCGTACGCGGCACGCGAGTACGTGCGCCGACACTTCGATCCGTCGATCACCGGCCCCGGACCGGTCGGCCACGGCTTCGCCGACCCGGACGGCCCCACCTGGTACCGCTTCCAGATCGCGCCCGGGGTACTCGGTATCGCCATGAACACGACCAACAGTCTGGGCATCGCCGACGGATCGATCAGCGAACGGCAGGTCGACTGGATCGAACGGCAGATCGCCTCGCACCGCGACGAACTGGTGATCGTGTTCAGCCATCACACGTCGAAGAGCATGGGCGTGCGGACACCGAACCCGGAGACGCCCGGGGAACGTCAGTACACCGGCGGTCACCTCGCCTCCCGGCTGAAGCGGCACACGAACGTCATCGCCTGGGTGAACGGTCACACGCACCGCAACGAGATGATCCCGCACCGGGGATCGTCGCCGAAGCACAGCTTCTGGGAGATCAACACCGCCAGCCACATCGATTTCCCGCAGCTGGCGCGCATCATCGAAGTCACCGACAACCGGGACGGAACGCTCAGCATCTTCACCCCGCTGATCGAGGCCGACAGTCCCTACGCGGCCGATGCCTCCGACTTGTCGCAGACCGGTCTGGCGAGTCTGTACCGGGAGATCTCACTCAACGACATCCACCTCGACCCTGAGCACATGGGCAAGGTTCACGACCGCAATTGCGAACTGCTGCTGGCCAATCCGTTCAAGTAG
- a CDS encoding rhodanese-like domain-containing protein, which yields MTLAVSAPVSAPFVSIPLSLQPHEYRSAVAAGAVPVDLRTAVEHRRSGALLGAVAVESDQALDLLHPGSGQALRGAEADSQWILVSEDGYDAEMLAWHLQARGVRGARFVVGGVRALRYAGIHGSVGDDALGFFDPR from the coding sequence ATGACACTCGCTGTCTCTGCGCCCGTTTCCGCGCCCTTCGTCTCAATTCCGCTGTCGTTGCAGCCCCACGAGTACCGGTCCGCCGTTGCTGCAGGCGCCGTCCCCGTCGACCTCCGGACCGCCGTGGAGCATCGACGCTCGGGAGCACTTCTCGGCGCGGTCGCCGTGGAATCGGATCAAGCTCTCGACCTGCTGCACCCCGGTTCGGGGCAGGCGCTGCGCGGCGCGGAGGCGGACTCCCAGTGGATTCTCGTCAGCGAGGACGGATACGACGCCGAGATGTTGGCATGGCACCTGCAGGCGCGCGGCGTGCGCGGTGCGCGGTTCGTCGTCGGCGGTGTGCGCGCGCTGCGTTACGCGGGCATCCACGGGTCGGTCGGCGACGACGCCCTCGGTTTCTTCGATCCTCGCTGA
- the lysS gene encoding lysine--tRNA ligase has translation MSEHQSDDATREDDQTPEQLRIRREKRERILAEGREAYPVEVSRTHSLAEIRAANSHLEAGAETGEMAGVAGRVIFIRNKGKLCFATLQEGDGTQLQAMLSQAKVGEESLAGWKSDVDLGDIVFVHGEIICSRTGELSVMADRWEMASKSLRPLPVAHKEMNEESRVRQRYVDLIVRPEARENARTRVKAMVELRKFLTERDFLEIETPMLQTLHGGAAARPFVTNSNAFDMDLYLRIAPELFLKRAVVGGIDRVFEVNRNFRNEGADSTHSPEFAMLETYQAYGTYDDAAVMTRELVQAVALGAVGTLTPTMPDGSTYDLSGEWKTVSMYPSLSEALGREIVPLETGVDELLAIAAEVGLEIPKDKGYGHGKLVEELWEHLVGDKLDEPVFVRDFPVETSPLVRAHRSIPGVVEKWDLYVRGFELATGYSELVDPIIQRERFVDQARLAAAGDDEAMILDEEFLAAMEHAMPPTAGTGMGIDRLLMAITGLGIRETVLFPLVKPVQ, from the coding sequence GTGAGTGAGCACCAGAGCGACGACGCGACCCGCGAGGACGACCAGACCCCCGAGCAGCTGCGTATTCGCCGCGAGAAGCGCGAGCGCATCCTGGCAGAAGGGCGTGAGGCGTACCCGGTCGAGGTGAGTCGCACCCATTCGCTCGCCGAGATCCGTGCTGCCAACTCCCACCTGGAGGCCGGCGCCGAGACCGGGGAGATGGCGGGTGTCGCCGGCCGCGTCATCTTCATCCGCAATAAGGGCAAGCTCTGCTTCGCCACCCTGCAAGAAGGCGACGGCACCCAGTTGCAGGCGATGCTGAGTCAGGCGAAGGTCGGCGAGGAGTCGCTCGCCGGCTGGAAGTCCGACGTCGATCTGGGCGACATCGTGTTCGTGCACGGAGAGATCATCTGCTCGCGCACCGGCGAACTGTCGGTGATGGCCGACCGGTGGGAGATGGCCTCGAAGTCGTTGCGTCCATTACCGGTTGCGCACAAGGAGATGAACGAGGAATCGCGCGTCCGGCAGCGGTACGTCGACCTCATCGTCCGCCCGGAAGCCCGGGAGAACGCCCGCACCCGCGTCAAGGCGATGGTCGAGCTTCGCAAGTTCCTCACCGAGCGCGACTTCCTGGAGATCGAGACACCGATGCTGCAGACGCTGCACGGCGGGGCTGCGGCGCGTCCGTTCGTGACCAACTCCAACGCGTTCGACATGGATCTGTACCTGCGTATCGCGCCGGAGCTGTTCCTCAAGCGCGCCGTCGTCGGCGGGATCGACCGCGTCTTCGAGGTGAACCGCAACTTCCGAAACGAAGGTGCCGACTCCACGCACTCCCCGGAGTTCGCGATGCTCGAGACCTACCAGGCGTACGGCACCTACGACGACGCCGCGGTGATGACCCGCGAGCTGGTTCAGGCTGTCGCGCTCGGTGCGGTCGGCACGCTCACTCCGACCATGCCCGATGGCAGCACGTACGACCTGTCCGGCGAGTGGAAGACCGTTTCCATGTATCCGTCTCTCTCCGAGGCGCTCGGTCGCGAGATCGTTCCGCTGGAGACCGGGGTGGACGAGCTTCTCGCCATTGCCGCCGAAGTGGGCCTGGAGATCCCCAAGGACAAGGGTTACGGACACGGCAAGCTCGTCGAGGAGCTGTGGGAGCACCTGGTCGGCGACAAGCTCGACGAGCCGGTCTTCGTCCGCGACTTCCCGGTGGAGACCTCGCCGCTGGTGCGCGCGCACCGCAGCATCCCGGGCGTCGTCGAGAAGTGGGACCTGTACGTCCGCGGCTTCGAACTCGCGACCGGCTACTCCGAGCTGGTGGATCCGATCATCCAGCGGGAGCGCTTCGTCGACCAGGCACGACTGGCTGCTGCGGGCGATGACGAGGCCATGATCCTCGACGAGGAGTTCCTCGCCGCGATGGAGCACGCGATGCCGCCCACCGCAGGAACCGGCATGGGCATCGACCGGCTGCTCATGGCGATCACCGGGCTCGGTATCCGCGAGACCGTCCTGTTCCCGTTGGTGAAACCGGTTCAGTAG
- a CDS encoding AMP-binding protein, translating into MNDVIVAGREAAERQVEDWLDVYGADDASAAELLCDRHDPAAVAFTLVEPDLSSVSFTYGELADESRRLATVLAGKGVQRGDRVPVLLGKRRELVVTLVALWRLGATHVPLFTAFATGAIALRVEGAGASVVVTDASQRDKVDPLDVSVLDVDDVTAEAASAQPCTEDVAVGGDGVIVQLYTSGTTGKPKGVPVPLRALASFQAYQHYSLDVAQDDVFWNAADPGWAYGLYYALMTPLAAGRTSLLFNGGFTPDSTVAVMKEFGVTNFAGAPTMYRALRAGADTSGISLRRASSAGEPLTPDIVEFGLQKLGCEVRDHYGQTETGMVIGNHWYSDVAMPLKAGSMGQAMPGYTAGIVDGQIAIDLKASPAVWFTGYDGAPEKSAERFTDDRAWYLTADTGKVDDEGYFSFTARDDDVILAAGYRIGPFDVESVMVTHPSVAEVAVVGRPDPEGIRGEVVEAFVVLNTGFTGGDVLEKELQAVVRDGYSKHAYPRAVHFVESLPKTPSGKVQRFILRREGA; encoded by the coding sequence ATGAACGACGTGATCGTCGCAGGACGCGAAGCGGCCGAACGCCAGGTCGAGGACTGGCTGGACGTGTACGGCGCGGATGACGCGAGTGCCGCGGAGCTGCTGTGCGATCGCCACGATCCGGCAGCCGTCGCGTTCACGCTCGTCGAGCCGGACCTGTCGTCGGTGTCCTTCACCTACGGCGAGCTGGCCGACGAGTCGCGCCGCCTGGCGACGGTCCTCGCGGGTAAGGGCGTGCAGCGTGGCGACCGGGTTCCGGTGCTCCTGGGAAAGCGTCGTGAGCTCGTCGTCACCCTGGTCGCGCTGTGGCGGTTGGGTGCCACGCACGTGCCGCTGTTCACCGCGTTCGCGACCGGTGCCATCGCGTTGCGCGTGGAGGGTGCGGGCGCATCCGTTGTGGTGACCGATGCGTCGCAGCGCGACAAGGTCGATCCGCTCGATGTATCGGTGCTCGACGTCGATGACGTGACGGCCGAAGCCGCTTCCGCGCAGCCTTGCACCGAGGATGTGGCAGTCGGCGGCGACGGCGTGATCGTGCAGCTGTACACGAGCGGCACGACGGGGAAGCCGAAGGGCGTTCCGGTGCCGCTGCGGGCCCTCGCATCCTTCCAGGCCTATCAGCACTACTCCCTCGACGTCGCACAGGACGACGTGTTCTGGAACGCCGCCGATCCGGGCTGGGCGTACGGGCTCTACTACGCGCTCATGACTCCGCTCGCGGCCGGGCGGACGAGCCTGCTCTTCAACGGTGGATTCACCCCCGATTCCACGGTCGCGGTGATGAAGGAGTTCGGTGTCACCAACTTCGCGGGAGCTCCGACCATGTACCGCGCCTTGCGGGCCGGCGCCGACACGTCGGGGATCTCGCTGCGTCGGGCATCTTCTGCCGGAGAGCCGCTCACGCCCGACATCGTGGAGTTCGGTCTGCAGAAGCTCGGCTGCGAGGTGCGCGATCACTACGGTCAGACCGAGACCGGCATGGTGATCGGGAATCACTGGTACTCCGACGTCGCGATGCCGCTGAAAGCGGGATCGATGGGCCAGGCGATGCCCGGCTACACCGCGGGGATCGTCGACGGGCAGATCGCGATCGACCTGAAGGCCAGTCCCGCAGTGTGGTTCACCGGGTACGACGGTGCGCCGGAGAAGTCCGCAGAGCGTTTCACCGACGACCGCGCCTGGTATCTGACTGCAGACACCGGGAAGGTCGACGACGAGGGCTACTTCTCGTTCACCGCACGCGACGACGACGTGATCCTCGCGGCCGGCTACCGGATCGGCCCGTTCGACGTCGAGAGCGTGATGGTGACGCATCCGTCGGTCGCCGAGGTCGCGGTCGTCGGACGTCCAGACCCGGAGGGGATCCGAGGCGAGGTGGTCGAGGCGTTCGTCGTCCTCAACACCGGATTCACCGGCGGTGATGTCCTCGAGAAGGAACTGCAGGCCGTGGTCCGCGACGGGTACTCCAAGCATGCGTACCCGCGCGCCGTCCACTTCGTCGAGTCGCTCCCGAAGACGCCGAGCGGCAAGGTCCAGCGGTTCATTCTGCGGCGCGAAGGGGCGTGA
- a CDS encoding FadD3 family acyl-CoA ligase, whose product MLPTPVTTPAALHRAETQWPDATAIIDDQWSAPVRLTWSGLADEVRRFAAGLVALGVEHGDRVALWAPNSHHWPVAALGTHYAGAVLITLNTRYTVSEATDIVERSGARVVVASGEFAGIDRLSEVLASPIADGRSIVGIPLEKDVDAAGATPWGEFVREADEDRLAVVRARAEAVAGDDLSDILFTSGTTGAPKGVLAEHRHTVAGAHAWGSNGGLTDTDRYLMVNPFFHTFGYKAGILPALLFGATMLPLAVYSPSDAMQLVARESATVFPGAPTIFQTILDDPARTDVDLSSLRLIVTGATIVPVVLIERLQSELGVDTVVTAYGQTETSGFITTCRPDDDAVTVATTCGRAFDGMEVALSAEGEVLARGDMVMRGYLDDPEATAKTIDADGWLHTGDVGRFDESGNLTITDRLKDMYICGGFNVYPAEVEQVLARVDGVSEVAVIGLPDDRLGEVGKAFLTVRDGAAVTVDDVIAHAREHLANFKVPRSVEFVDAFPRNASGKILKRELS is encoded by the coding sequence ATGCTGCCGACACCAGTCACCACGCCCGCCGCCCTGCACCGGGCTGAAACCCAGTGGCCCGACGCGACGGCCATCATCGACGATCAGTGGTCCGCGCCGGTCCGCCTCACCTGGTCCGGGCTGGCCGACGAGGTTCGACGCTTCGCCGCCGGCCTCGTCGCACTCGGCGTCGAGCACGGTGACCGCGTGGCACTGTGGGCGCCCAACAGTCACCACTGGCCGGTTGCCGCGCTCGGCACGCACTATGCGGGCGCCGTGCTCATCACGCTCAACACCCGGTACACGGTGAGCGAGGCCACGGACATAGTCGAACGATCCGGCGCCCGCGTCGTCGTCGCGTCCGGCGAGTTCGCCGGCATCGACCGGCTGAGCGAGGTGCTCGCGTCACCGATCGCCGACGGGCGCAGCATCGTCGGCATCCCGCTCGAGAAGGACGTCGACGCAGCAGGCGCCACACCATGGGGTGAGTTCGTTCGCGAGGCCGATGAGGACCGACTCGCCGTCGTCCGCGCGCGGGCCGAAGCGGTGGCCGGGGACGACCTCTCAGACATCCTGTTCACCTCCGGGACCACCGGTGCACCGAAGGGCGTGCTCGCCGAGCACCGGCACACGGTCGCGGGCGCGCACGCGTGGGGCAGCAACGGCGGGTTGACCGACACGGACCGCTACCTGATGGTCAACCCGTTCTTCCACACCTTCGGCTACAAGGCGGGCATCCTGCCCGCCTTGCTGTTCGGGGCCACCATGCTGCCGCTGGCTGTCTACTCCCCAAGCGATGCGATGCAGCTCGTCGCACGCGAATCGGCGACGGTCTTCCCGGGCGCACCGACCATCTTCCAGACGATCCTCGACGACCCGGCTCGCACCGATGTCGACCTGTCGAGTCTCCGGCTGATCGTGACCGGCGCGACGATCGTGCCCGTCGTGCTCATCGAGCGACTCCAGTCCGAACTGGGTGTCGACACCGTGGTGACGGCCTACGGGCAGACCGAGACCAGTGGATTCATCACCACCTGCAGGCCCGACGACGACGCCGTCACCGTCGCCACCACCTGCGGGCGCGCATTCGACGGCATGGAGGTCGCACTGTCCGCCGAAGGCGAGGTCCTGGCGCGCGGCGACATGGTGATGCGCGGCTACCTCGACGACCCGGAGGCCACCGCGAAGACCATCGACGCAGACGGCTGGCTCCACACCGGGGACGTCGGACGGTTCGACGAGAGCGGGAACCTGACGATCACCGACCGTCTCAAGGACATGTACATCTGCGGCGGCTTCAACGTGTATCCGGCCGAGGTGGAGCAGGTACTCGCCCGCGTCGACGGCGTGAGCGAGGTCGCCGTGATCGGTCTCCCCGACGACCGCCTCGGTGAGGTGGGCAAGGCCTTCCTCACCGTCCGCGACGGCGCCGCGGTCACCGTCGACGACGTGATCGCCCACGCCCGCGAGCATCTGGCGAACTTCAAGGTTCCGCGCTCGGTGGAGTTCGTGGACGCCTTCCCGCGCAACGCCTCCGGCAAGATCCTCAAGCGCGAGCTGAGCTGA